GTCCTCAGTGCGGTAGATGAACAACTGCTGGCTGGGCACCCCGCCCATGAGTCGCATGTTTTCGCTTACATATGCCATATCATTGAACTCCTTATGCTTGGCAGAGGGGTCACCCCCTCTGCTTGCGGTTGCTTGTTGTTATTCGCGGTCCTAGACGATGATAGCGTCATCGTCGCACTGGATCTCGATGACCCCGTCCGGGTCGATGAGGCAGGCTCCGGCGCTGAGCATGTGATCCACCAGATGGGCGGCCTTTTCCGGCACCCAGTCCACGAACGCCTGGATTTTCTGGCCCTCGGCCAGGCCCGCGGCGTTGCGGTGGTAGACGTAGCACTTGCGCATACCGGCATCGTCAAGGGGCAGGCCGGTATGGAACATCCAGGTGATGCCCAGCCAGGTGCGGGACTCGGTACCTTTGAGCCAGGCGTACTGTTCACCGGCGTAGTCGCTGGACTTGAATTCCTGGATATTGAGCAGTTCGTTCCACTGGTGAGGACCGACCACGGCGAACCGGTGGCCGTCATCAGGCACGTCGTTGGCGTTCATGGTGCCAAAGGCCTGGAGGATCTTGTCCTTGGTCAGGCCGGTCTCGCTTTCGGCCACGACGTTGGTGGCCCCGTCGAGCTTCTCGATGAGCAGCTCGTCGATCTTGCGGCCCAGGGCCCAGGCACCTGCGTTGGCGGCCACCTGTTTTTCGTCGCTCTTGTCCTTGAGTTCGTCGAGCTTGTCGATGTACTCGGCGGCATACCAATCGGACAGGGTGCAGGACACGTTGGAATGATTGAGGTTCATGAGCGGCACATTGCCGTGGCGGGTCTTTTTCCCGGCCGCGCCCTTGCCGACCTTCTGGAAGACGCATTTGGAGCCTTGGACCTCGGTCTGAAGGCGCACGGTCTGGCGCATCTTGGAACCCTGGGCCTGATAGGCCTGGTGCACCATCTCGACGTATTGGGATACAAAGGCATTGCTGACAGTTGTGGACATTCGTATTTCTCCTTGTCCGTTGCAGGTTGATACAGGCCGGGTGTCCGGGCTGCGTCCGCCAAACGGGTGTCCGCGAGGCGCATGGGCGGAACCGCTCCGCCAGCACCGATCAGGGCCGTCTTCAAGACCTCCGGGCCGGGTGCGGAAACAGTAGCACCGGTTTTTCGCCAACCATGATTTCGGGAGAAAATGTCAGGGAAAAGGATTCGAGAAGCATAAAAAAGCAACTTGACAGGGTTTCAAATCCGGGCAGATTCGACCCGTATGCAGCCAATCGACCCCACCAAGAAAACCGCCCTGGCCGAACTCCTGAACCGCCCCCTGTCCATCGGCGGCAAACCCGTTGCCAGCCGTCTCTGGCTCGCGCCCATGGCCGGGCTGAGCCACGTGGCCTACCGCGAGGTCCTGAACGAATACGGCGGATGCGGACTGATGTTCACCGAGATGTGCGGGGCCAAGAGCGTGCCCACCGAAAATCCGCGCGTCTCTTCGGTCTTTCGCTGGCGGGAGGAGGAGCTGCCGCATCTGGTCTGCCAGATCGCCGGAGCCAACCCCGAACAATTGGTCCCGGCGGCCCGGCGGGTGGAGGAAGCAGGCTTTTTCGGCATCGACATCAACATGGGCTGCACGGTGTCGGGCATCGTCAAGAAGAACGCGGGCGCAGCCTTGCTCAAAGACCCGGCCGCCGCGCTGAGGGCCGCCGAAGCCGTGCGCAATGCCGTGTCCATACCCGTCTTCATCAAGTTCCGAACCGGCTGGACCCCGGACGTAACCCCTGCCGTCAAGCTGGCCAGACAATTCGAGGACGCTGGCGTGGATTGTCTGGTTTTCCACCCCAGGGTAGCCCCGGACAAACGCACCCGGCCACCCATCCGGGAACATATCCGGGCCATAGCCGAAGCAGTCTCCATCCCGGTCTTCGGCAACGGCGATATCATCACGCCCGAAGACTGCCTGGACATGCTCGAAACCACGGGCTGCACAGGCGTGTCCGTGGGCCGCATGGCCATGGCCCGCCCCTGGCTTTTCCGGGAATGGACCACCGACTACACCCCGCCCGAGACCTGCTTCAGAGACTACGCCCTGCGGCTGGCCGAGGCCCTGGACCATCACTATGATCCCAGCCGGGCGCGCAGACGGTACAGGCTGTTCACCATCTATTTCGCGGCCAACTTCACCTTCGGCCACAGCCTGCAATCCAAGTTCCTGAAGGCCAAGACCATGGATGAAATACGAAACGTGGCACGAAACGATGTCAAGATTGACATGCAACTCGCCAAACGGCCCAACATGACCCTCTACAACATCTGATGAGGATTCCCATGCACACCATTGATCTCAG
The Pseudodesulfovibrio sp. S3 genome window above contains:
- a CDS encoding phage capsid protein, with the translated sequence MSTTVSNAFVSQYVEMVHQAYQAQGSKMRQTVRLQTEVQGSKCVFQKVGKGAAGKKTRHGNVPLMNLNHSNVSCTLSDWYAAEYIDKLDELKDKSDEKQVAANAGAWALGRKIDELLIEKLDGATNVVAESETGLTKDKILQAFGTMNANDVPDDGHRFAVVGPHQWNELLNIQEFKSSDYAGEQYAWLKGTESRTWLGITWMFHTGLPLDDAGMRKCYVYHRNAAGLAEGQKIQAFVDWVPEKAAHLVDHMLSAGACLIDPDGVIEIQCDDDAIIV
- a CDS encoding tRNA-dihydrouridine synthase family protein; translated protein: MQPIDPTKKTALAELLNRPLSIGGKPVASRLWLAPMAGLSHVAYREVLNEYGGCGLMFTEMCGAKSVPTENPRVSSVFRWREEELPHLVCQIAGANPEQLVPAARRVEEAGFFGIDINMGCTVSGIVKKNAGAALLKDPAAALRAAEAVRNAVSIPVFIKFRTGWTPDVTPAVKLARQFEDAGVDCLVFHPRVAPDKRTRPPIREHIRAIAEAVSIPVFGNGDIITPEDCLDMLETTGCTGVSVGRMAMARPWLFREWTTDYTPPETCFRDYALRLAEALDHHYDPSRARRRYRLFTIYFAANFTFGHSLQSKFLKAKTMDEIRNVARNDVKIDMQLAKRPNMTLYNI